In a single window of the Necator americanus strain Aroian chromosome X, whole genome shotgun sequence genome:
- a CDS encoding hypothetical protein (NECATOR_CHRX.G22213.T1) — protein MATGKRRSNLRLLRTSLILDQGDTRTTRHGDCLRLCTYNARTVSTDADLRAILGAAELIKFHVVALQETKCRRSDIRQMNDGTLVIRGEKVPSRNVGGVGFVVHPYVVHLVDSHEILSPRLAILRLRPLRQKPISIINCYSPTSAADESELNAFYEELEEVVRNEKSFYKFVVGDFNAKLGNATEEE, from the coding sequence atggcgaccggtaagaggcgatcaaatctcaggttgcttaggacgtcattgatcctggaccaaggcgacacacgcacgactcgccatggagactgtctcagactgtgtacttacaacgcgagaacagtttccacagacgctgacctgcgtgccattctcggagctgcagagcttatcaaatttcacgtggttgctctgcaggagaccaagtgcagaaggagcgacatacgacagatgaatgacggtacactcgtcattcgtggagagaaggttccttcgcgaaatgtaggcggtgttggttttgttgtgcacccatatgtcgtccatctcgtcgattctcacgagatcctgtcacctcgtctggccattcttcgcctccgccctctgcgccaaaaacccatcagtatcatcaactgctactcaccaacatcagcagctgatgaatccgaattgaacgcgttttacgaggagctggaggaagtagtccgcaacgagaagtccttctacaaattcgttgtcggagacttcaacgcaaaactaggaaatgccacagaagaggaataa
- a CDS encoding hypothetical protein (NECATOR_CHRX.G22209.T1) yields MAEATKTGKSIRYARQDFTNCEAKMTALRSRKTTTSASIKGMKKIICDFFSDLFVLRSMSTCLLTIRGKMDMPFPEVLPSEVRHAIMSVRNRTSPGPDRIRPEHVKNLPPVLINTPARLFTR; encoded by the coding sequence atGGCGGAAGCTACAAAGACGGGAAagagcatccgctatgcccgtcaaGACTTCACTAATTGCGAGGCgaagatgactgctctccggagcCGAAAAACAACAACCAGTGCATCGATAAAgggaatgaagaaaatcatctgcgactttttttctgatctctTCGTCCTTCGatccatgtccacttgcctcctaaCCATTCGAGGAAAGATGGACATGCCATTTCCAGAGGTTCTAccgtccgaagtacgacatgctatcatgtcggtaagaaatcgtacttcacccggtcctgacagaataagaccagaacatgtgaagaaccttccgccagtactcatcaacaccccggcgaggctctttacacgttag
- a CDS encoding hypothetical protein (NECATOR_CHRX.G22212.T1) has product MGIAQWRDSCGDRPHTDQPEPHDGKEHLLSATKEKRSRLRRLRTRRHLVLRGLQVCAECASKPRLINLDRISKTTKELLGRRRALRLDPNASHIERQKKILESAQRRTSLKKCCRDLREYNISLAALLSEDGTRTSSRREMEIITESPIIPTGEAPPRISPSEIRVALKSMEPGTAPGPDFISADFLRAERKDPKPVKDIANGSYPQERTLDEAQPQEQAGFRQGFSCLDHIQTVSKVIEVCREYRLPFVLTFFDYEKAFDSVETNAILSALVDHGVDASYVRTLANLTIDARLGYSFSTAVSPNRLERGREEIGLRIKRKKTQLIKNAHCEDGGVQLEGFQIVETSSYVYLGRSMNMENDLKEELNRRMRAPWAAFAAVREATDQLTDQDLRAHLFDSTVLPALCYAARRGQIPLPRLGSYLLPTEPLRDAF; this is encoded by the exons atgggaatcgcccaatggcgcgattcgtgcggagatcgaccacatactgaccaaccggag ccacacgatggaaaagaacatctgctatcggcaacgaaggagaaaagaagtcgtctacgacgattgcgtactcgacgACACCTTGTCctaag AGGATTACAAGTCTGTGCTGAgtgtgcctcgaagccgcgcttgataaacttggatcgaatttcgaagaccaccaaggaattgttaggaagaagaagagctttgaggcttgatccgaatgcatcgcacattgagcg gcagaagaagattctggaatcagcacaaagaagaacgagtctaaagaagtgctgcagggatctccgcgaatataatatttcgctagcagccttgctgagcgaagacgggactcgcacgtcttctcgtcgtgagatggaaatcattacggagag cccgatcatccccactggtgaagctccaccacgcaTTTCCCCTTCGGAAATACGAGTCGCTCTCAAGAGCATggaacctggcacagcccccggacctgattttatatcagcagactttcttcgggctg aaagaaaggatcccaaaCCAGTGAAAGACATCGCGAACGGTTCTTATCCacaagaaag gacgctagatgaagcccagcctcaagaacaagctggattccgtcaggggttcagctgcttggaccacatccagacagTGTCgaaggtcatagaggtttgccgggaataccgcctgccctttGTGCTAACCTTcttcgactatgagaaagcctttgacagcgtggaaacgaatgcaatactgtcagcgctggtcgatcacggtgtggacgcgtcgtatgtgaggacattagccaatttaacgatcgatgcacgactaggatacagcttttccaccgccgtCTCACCAAACcgattggaaagggg CAGGGAAgaaataggactgcgaataaagagaaagaagacacagctCATAAAGAAcgcgcactgcgaggacggaggagtacaacttgaaggcttccaaatcgtggaaacttcgtcatacgtatacctcggtcgttctatgaacatggaaaacgacttgaaggaagaactgaatagaagaatgagagcaccatgggcagcattcgcagccgtcagggaagctacggaccaactgacggaccaagatcttcgtgcccatctgttcgactcgacagttcttccagcgctctgttacgcagcgagacgtgggcagataccgctgccacgtctaggaagctacttactacccaccgagcccttgagagatgctttctga
- a CDS encoding hypothetical protein (NECATOR_CHRX.G22210.T2), giving the protein MVVFLFRILELETDCSKRAVENGARHNGVEFNLTQEMEKDMGKMIAYICDLKRKNHELNLRLKSYESKDTTAPKDAVPDLRSEREKRRALETELSELKQILMKSDNQKIIALATKIEQLNAQQAMISERCNVLHKKAVADNDSEAYAVVKEERQMDKT; this is encoded by the exons ATGGTTGTGTTTTTGTTCAGAATTTTGGAGTTGGAGACGGATTGCTCAAAGCGAGCAGTAGAGAACGGTGCACGACATAATGGTGTTGAA TTCAATCTTAcgcaagaaatggaaaaagacaTGGGGAAGATGATTGCCTACATTTGCGATCTTAAGCGGAAGAACCACGAGCTGAATCTACGCCTGAAAAGTTACGAATCAAAAGACACTACGGCTCCAAAAGACGCAG TTCCCGATCTCCGGTCTGAACGAGAAAAGCGACGTGCGCTTGAAACGGAATTGTCGGAACTAAAACAGATCTTAATGAAGAGCGACAACCAAAAAATCATTGCATTGGCAACAAAG atCGAGCAGCTTAACGCTCAACAGGCAATGATTAGTGAGCGATGTAACGTTCTTCATAAAAAGGCGGTAGCGGACAATGACAGCGAGGCCTACGcg GTCGTTAAAGAGGAACGTCAAATGGACAAAACGTAG
- a CDS encoding hypothetical protein (NECATOR_CHRX.G22208.T1): MSDRIEKVLNERQPCKQAGFRKGFSTIDHIRTVSKLIEVSRKYKMPLCLTFIDLKKAFDPNETEAVMEALHNPTQFIKVFRELYSNSSTGISPFYKDVIIDVKKGVRQGDTISPNIFTATLKNGVRNLEWDDIGVKVDGRQLHHLRFADDSVLITPSTSEAERMLTEFDGTCGCIGLQLNLKKTMFMRNGWVSDAPFTLNGTDISECTSYVYLGRDLNMMDNLTPELGRRRRAAWGVYKSIGDVVKKTRNTSSLVSSASCSPLQHYRTSFDLCFGNLGVSQSGERRRN, encoded by the coding sequence ATGAGtgataggattgaaaaagtcttgaatGAACGACAGCCATGcaagcaagcagggtttcgaaaaggattcagtacgattgaccacattcgcactgtttcgaaactcatcgaggtatcacgaaagtacaagatgccgctctgtctcaccttcatcgacttgaaaaaggcCTTCGACCCAaatgagacggaagcggtcatggaagccttgcACAACCCTACTCAGTTCATAAAGGtatttcgagagttgtacagtaactcctcgaccggaatttcgccattctacaaggatgtcatcattgacgtgaagaagggggtccgacagggtgatacaatctcacccaatatattcacagccactctCAAGAACGGAGTGCGAAatttggaatgggacgacattggagtgaaggttgatggtcggcagctacaccatttgcgctttgctgatgacagcgtactgataacacctagcaccagcgaagcggaacgaatgctgaccgaattcgacggaacatgtggatgcatcggtcttcagctgaatctgaaaaagacgatgttcatgcgcaacggatgggtctcggatgccccattcacgctcaacggaacggacatatccgaatgcaccagttACGTTTATCTGGGACGGGATTTGAACATGATGGAcaacctgacccccgagctgggcaggaggagacgagcggcttggggagtgTACAAGAGCATTggggatgtagtgaagaagaccaggaacacttCGTCGCTCGTCTCCTCGGcttcgtgctcacctcttcaacactacCGTACAtcctttgacctatgcttcggaaacctgggcgtTTCGCAAAGCGGTGAGCGTCGGCGTAACTGA
- a CDS encoding hypothetical protein (NECATOR_CHRX.G22211.T1) — MQNEIPPKCVYSCWSSALKELCGADSYTKCMQDAARETPSVLMPRKKFAFASTETKSTYNSVCVVRSTGDFNHEKRPRRKSRHELQQDRDNEWTSREVLEKTEVLD, encoded by the coding sequence atgcagaacgaaattccgccaaaatgtgtctattcatgttggagtagtGCTCTGAAGGAGCTTTGCGGTGCGGATTCCTACACAAAGTGCATGCAGGACGCTGCAAGAGAAACGCCCTCGGTTCTgatgccgcggaagaagtttgcctttgcatctacGGAAActaaatccacgtacaattctgtatgtgtcgtccgcagcactggtgacttcaaccacgAAAAGCGTCCGAGAAGGAAGTCGCGTCAtgaactgcaacaagaccgcgataacgagtggacgtcaagagaagttctggaaaaaacCGAAGTTCTCGATtga
- a CDS encoding hypothetical protein (NECATOR_CHRX.G22214.T1), whose amino-acid sequence MSSESHWCQEVYEIMATVSRFDQVTVISQQVVIIEIDAKMGLEQKSDLVGKWYYPAECTSDNDDLLVDLREQTAS is encoded by the exons ATGTCGTCAGAGTCTCATTGGTGTCAAGAGGTCTATGAGATCATGGCCACAGTCTCACGATTTGACCAAGTCACCGTAATAAG CCAGCAGGTAGTCATTATCGAAATCGACgcaaagatgggactcgaacaaaAATCCGATTTggtaggaaaatggtattatccagcggagtgcacgtcggacaacgatGACCTTCTTGTCGACTTGCGTGAACAGACGGCTTCATGA
- a CDS encoding hypothetical protein (NECATOR_CHRX.G22210.T3) — protein MVVFLFRILELETDCSKRAVENGARHNGVEFNLTQEMEKDMGKMIAYICDLKRKNHELNLRLKSYESKDTTAPKDAAVPDLRSEREKRRALETELSELKQILMKSDNQKIIALATKIEQLNAQQAMISERCNVLHKKAVADNDSEAYAVVKEERQMDKT, from the exons ATGGTTGTGTTTTTGTTCAGAATTTTGGAGTTGGAGACGGATTGCTCAAAGCGAGCAGTAGAGAACGGTGCACGACATAATGGTGTTGAA TTCAATCTTAcgcaagaaatggaaaaagacaTGGGGAAGATGATTGCCTACATTTGCGATCTTAAGCGGAAGAACCACGAGCTGAATCTACGCCTGAAAAGTTACGAATCAAAAGACACTACGGCTCCAAAAGACGCAG CAGTTCCCGATCTCCGGTCTGAACGAGAAAAGCGACGTGCGCTTGAAACGGAATTGTCGGAACTAAAACAGATCTTAATGAAGAGCGACAACCAAAAAATCATTGCATTGGCAACAAAG atCGAGCAGCTTAACGCTCAACAGGCAATGATTAGTGAGCGATGTAACGTTCTTCATAAAAAGGCGGTAGCGGACAATGACAGCGAGGCCTACGcg GTCGTTAAAGAGGAACGTCAAATGGACAAAACGTAG
- a CDS encoding hypothetical protein (NECATOR_CHRX.G22210.T1) gives MDLLRDLTSEKHLVKSAKILELETDCSKRAVENGARHNGVEFNLTQEMEKDMGKMIAYICDLKRKNHELNLRLKSYESKDTTAPKDAVPDLRSEREKRRALETELSELKQILMKSDNQKIIALATKIEQLNAQQAMISERCNVLHKKAVADNDSEAYAQIGLLFESRLYVDSDNDYLLAGNFRDQRIEFIIKGVLIVLLSGFRLGDKYRTAAYLRFISIAAAYGVIFGADEGPISDA, from the exons ATGGATCTCCTCCGCGATTTGACCTCTGAGAAACATTTGGTAAAAAGTGCTAA AATTTTGGAGTTGGAGACGGATTGCTCAAAGCGAGCAGTAGAGAACGGTGCACGACATAATGGTGTTGAA TTCAATCTTAcgcaagaaatggaaaaagacaTGGGGAAGATGATTGCCTACATTTGCGATCTTAAGCGGAAGAACCACGAGCTGAATCTACGCCTGAAAAGTTACGAATCAAAAGACACTACGGCTCCAAAAGACGCAG TTCCCGATCTCCGGTCTGAACGAGAAAAGCGACGTGCGCTTGAAACGGAATTGTCGGAACTAAAACAGATCTTAATGAAGAGCGACAACCAAAAAATCATTGCATTGGCAACAAAG atCGAGCAGCTTAACGCTCAACAGGCAATGATTAGTGAGCGATGTAACGTTCTTCATAAAAAGGCGGTAGCGGACAATGACAGCGAGGCCTACGcg CaaatcggattgttgttcgagtcccGTCTTtacgtcgattccgacaatgactaCCTGTTGGCTGGGAATTTTAGAGATCAACGCATTGAATTCATCATAAAAGGCGTCCTTATTGTTCTCCTTAGCGGTTTCCGCTTAGGAGACAA gtATCGCACAGCCGCCTATCTTCGTTTCATCAGCATTGCCGCAgcatatggtgtaatttttgGTGCCGATGAGGGACCCATCTCCGATGCGTGA